The DNA sequence GAGAGCTGTCGCTGCCGCTGATCTTCAAAGACGCTTACTACATCAACCTGCCCAAACTTAAAACCCATATCAATACTTTGGTAACTTTGGGCTTGAAGAATCAGAAAGGGCTTTTATCCTATTCCGACAAGAAGCGGTTCCACAAGAATGGACTGCACCGCCCGGTGGCCGAACTCTATAAACTGATCCGGCCCGATTTTACCATTTTGGACGGGTTCACTGCCATCGAAGGCGATGGGCCGCTGTTTGCCGGGAAAAAGGTCGGCCTCAAGGTCCTGATGGCCGGAGCCGACTCCCTGGCGGTGGATGCCGCCGGCTGCCGGCTGATGGGCATTGACCCGCTGGAGGTGGAACATCTGAAGCTGGCTTACGAAATGGGTCTGGGCAGCATCGAGCCCGGTATTGTCGGAGATCAGTTAAAAGACTGTGCCAGAAAATTCAAGAGGCCCGAGATGGAGATGCTGAAAATGCTAGGCCTGCACAATCAAAGGACGCCCCTGGCCTGCAGTATGTGCGGGGGGGCGGCCCGCGAGGGGTTGATCTCCTCGGCAAAAAATCCCGGCAAGTGGGCCAGGAGCCTGATGCCGGTGCTGTGGCAGATGGCATTCGGCCGGATAAATTTCGTTTACGGCCAAGAGGCAGCCCTGCCCAAAAATCGCAAGAAAGTGATCGCAGTGGGGGACTGCACCCGGCATCTTAAGAATGATCCCAGCGTAATATGGGTGGAGGGCTGCCCGCCCTCGCCGGAGATGCTGGTGGAAGCCTTTGCTAAACTGAGGAAATGATTGTATTGCCATGGCCAAAGTAATGCTCTTGAATCCCCCGGGAGACCGGATCTATTTGAGGGACAGCTACTGCAGCAAGGTCTCCAAGGCGGCCTACCTGAC is a window from the Candidatus Edwardsbacteria bacterium genome containing:
- a CDS encoding DUF362 domain-containing protein, with product MPDIYLKKIKHISQFSDWLKELPLSIPKDRPVVLKPNLVYPISWKSGVVSDVRQAGMLIEHLRRLGVSDITIAEGPGLGVDPVEAFEKTGFGELSRKQNVSLLDLNQAPRYQVKWYDGELSLPLIFKDAYYINLPKLKTHINTLVTLGLKNQKGLLSYSDKKRFHKNGLHRPVAELYKLIRPDFTILDGFTAIEGDGPLFAGKKVGLKVLMAGADSLAVDAAGCRLMGIDPLEVEHLKLAYEMGLGSIEPGIVGDQLKDCARKFKRPEMEMLKMLGLHNQRTPLACSMCGGAAREGLISSAKNPGKWARSLMPVLWQMAFGRINFVYGQEAALPKNRKKVIAVGDCTRHLKNDPSVIWVEGCPPSPEMLVEAFAKLRK